The following coding sequences lie in one uncultured Mailhella sp. genomic window:
- a CDS encoding TRAP transporter large permease subunit: protein MSTSTMPREYPLLEKICASSAFIEKPLRWCGNVGIFFFFLMVVITFVDVFLRYFFGRPLDGTVEITGLMMAMIVFSYTGYAQYTKTHINMDIITHKLQPDTKAALEFATTVWSMFTIAMCIYAMTRYGMTNQKATPILGIPYAPFIFLGVAGVCLLFLALVRDTLVTLLEMLRQAGSTKIIIGVALAVIPLLVAWYFGTHRIMGLSGLHVGIVGIVVLFTLFFLGMPIGFALMATGLLFVCVLRGQLAGINMFGNSWFNTVSNYTWAPLMSFMLMGYACYYSRFGEDLYRLGTAWIGHMRGGLAIGTVAACTLFGAVVGDTLSGTIAMSAIALPEMRKARYDDKLALGTLSCSGTIGSLIPPSTTFILYGVLAEQSIGDLFMAGILPGLLCMVCFMGIIWLMVLKNPDLAPRREKAPLAERVSSLKGGLPIVLLFILVIGGIYGGLFTATEGGAIGAAGTLILGLVMGRLKWSNFRKSMEESSRFTAMCFTLLGGATILGYFMTMSRMPTMLANSIASLDVAPIVVMCVIVIVMCVLGCFLPAIPLILITVPIFLPIAKSFHWDLVWFGVIFAILNNMASITPPFGINLFVMKGVADVPLGLIFRAAMPFVLALFLCLALIIAFPSISLLIPSLM, encoded by the coding sequence ATGTCAACGTCAACGATGCCCCGCGAATACCCCCTGCTCGAAAAGATATGCGCCTCCAGCGCGTTCATTGAAAAGCCGCTGCGCTGGTGCGGCAACGTCGGTATTTTCTTTTTCTTCCTCATGGTGGTCATCACCTTTGTGGACGTCTTTCTCCGCTACTTCTTCGGCAGGCCGCTCGACGGCACCGTGGAAATCACCGGCCTCATGATGGCCATGATCGTGTTCTCGTACACCGGCTACGCCCAGTACACGAAAACGCACATCAACATGGACATCATCACCCACAAGCTCCAGCCCGACACCAAGGCCGCGCTGGAATTCGCCACCACGGTATGGTCCATGTTCACCATAGCCATGTGCATCTACGCCATGACCCGCTACGGCATGACCAACCAGAAGGCGACCCCCATTCTCGGCATTCCCTACGCGCCCTTCATCTTTCTCGGCGTGGCCGGCGTGTGCCTGCTCTTCCTCGCCCTCGTGCGCGACACCCTCGTCACATTGCTGGAAATGCTGCGTCAGGCCGGAAGTACGAAAATCATCATCGGCGTGGCGCTCGCCGTCATTCCCCTGCTCGTGGCCTGGTACTTCGGCACCCACCGCATCATGGGCCTGAGCGGCCTGCATGTGGGCATCGTGGGCATCGTCGTGCTGTTCACCCTCTTCTTCCTCGGCATGCCCATCGGCTTCGCCCTCATGGCCACGGGCCTGCTTTTCGTCTGCGTGCTGCGCGGACAGCTGGCCGGCATCAACATGTTCGGCAACTCCTGGTTCAACACCGTATCCAACTATACCTGGGCGCCCCTCATGTCCTTCATGCTCATGGGCTACGCCTGCTACTACAGCCGCTTCGGCGAAGATCTCTACCGACTCGGCACGGCCTGGATAGGCCACATGCGCGGCGGCCTCGCCATCGGCACCGTGGCCGCCTGCACCCTCTTCGGCGCCGTGGTGGGCGACACGCTCTCCGGCACCATCGCCATGTCTGCCATCGCCCTGCCCGAAATGCGCAAGGCCCGCTACGACGACAAGCTCGCCCTCGGAACCCTTTCCTGCTCGGGCACCATCGGTTCGCTCATTCCGCCTTCCACCACCTTCATTCTCTACGGCGTGCTGGCCGAACAGTCCATCGGCGACCTGTTCATGGCCGGCATCCTGCCCGGCCTGCTCTGCATGGTCTGCTTCATGGGCATCATATGGCTCATGGTGCTCAAAAATCCCGATCTGGCTCCCCGCCGCGAAAAAGCGCCTCTAGCCGAACGCGTCTCCTCCCTCAAGGGCGGTCTGCCCATCGTGCTGCTGTTCATTCTCGTCATCGGCGGCATCTACGGCGGCCTGTTCACCGCCACCGAAGGCGGCGCCATCGGCGCGGCGGGCACCCTCATTCTCGGCCTCGTCATGGGCAGACTGAAGTGGTCCAACTTCCGCAAGTCCATGGAGGAATCCAGCCGCTTCACCGCCATGTGCTTCACCCTGCTCGGCGGCGCCACCATTCTCGGCTACTTCATGACCATGTCCCGCATGCCCACCATGCTCGCCAACTCCATCGCCTCGCTCGACGTGGCTCCCATCGTGGTCATGTGCGTCATCGTCATCGTCATGTGCGTGCTCGGCTGCTTTCTGCCCGCCATTCCCCTCATCCTCATCACGGTGCCCATCTTCCTGCCCATCGCCAAGAGCTTCCACTGGGATCTGGTCTGGTTCGGCGTGATCTTCGCCATCCTGAACAACATGGCGTCCATAACGCCGCCGTTCGGCATCAACCTGTTCGTCATGAAAGGCGTGGCGGACGTGCCCCTCGGACTCATCTTCCGGGCGGCCATGCCCTTTGTGCTGGCCCTGTTCCTCTGCCTTGCGCTCATCATCGCCTTCCCTTCGATTTCCCTCCTCATTCCCAGCCTCATGTAG